A section of the Oncorhynchus nerka isolate Pitt River linkage group LG3, Oner_Uvic_2.0, whole genome shotgun sequence genome encodes:
- the LOC115115191 gene encoding BTB/POZ domain-containing protein KCTD12-like, with protein sequence MSLADTDTERGFSGAESECPFSEVIELNVGGQVYVTRHITLVAVPDSLLWTMFSKKTPKDLARDNKGRYFLDRDGFLFRYILDYLRDLKLVLPDYFPEQSRLQREAEFFQLRDLSTRISPRMRKDNSISDDICQSETEEGALQCGIGSSSGMETLRMMSAMSSARSPSRESRKSGYITIGYRGSYSIGRDIQTDAKFRRVARITVCGKTSLAKEVFSDTLNESRDPDRPPERYTSRYYLKFNFLEQAFDKLTEVGFHMVACSSTGTCAYTNNDPNEDTIWTSYMEYVFCRD encoded by the coding sequence ATGTCACTGGCAGACACGGACACAGAGCGTGGGTTCTCTGGCGCCGAGTCTGAGTGCCCTTTCTCGGAGGTAATTGAACTGAATGTAGGGGGACAGGTGTATGTGACACGGCACATAACTTTGGTCGCTGTCCCAGACTCGCTCCTCTGGACCATGTTCAGCAAGAAGACTCCAAAGGACCTGGCGCGCGACAACAAAGGGCGCTACTTCTTGGACAGGGACGGATTCTTGTTTCGTTATATTTTAGACTACCTACGGGACCTCAAACTGGTACTGCCTGATTATTTCCCCGAGCAAAGCCGGCTGCAGAGAGAGGCTGAGTTCTTCCAGTTGCGGGACCTGTCCACGCGCATCAGCCCCAGGATGAGAAAGGATAACTCCATCAGTGATGATATTTGCCAGAGCGAGACCGAGGAGGGTGCGCTCCAGTGCGGCATAGGGTCCTCCAGCGGAATGGAAACTTTGCGCATGATGTCCGCAATGAGCAGCGCCCGCTCCCCGTCTCGGGAGTCCAGAAAGTCAGGGTACATCACAATTGGATACCGGGGATCGTATAGTATCGGTAGAGATATCCAAACCGACGCCAAGTTCAGGAGAGTGGCGCGCATCACGGTGTGTGGGAAAACGTCCCTTGCCAAAGAGGTGTTCTCGGACACTTTGAATGAGAGCAGAGACCCCGATCGACCACCGGAGAGGTACACGTCCCGCTACTACCTGAAATTCAATTTCCTTGAGCAGGCGTTTGACAAGCTGACGGAGGTTGGCTTTCACATGGTGGCTTGTAGCTCCACAGGCACATGCGCCTACACTAACAATGATCCAAACGAGGATACAATCTGGACGAGTTATATGGAGTATGTGTTTTGTCGGGACTAA